A portion of the Paenibacillus hamazuiensis genome contains these proteins:
- the cysS gene encoding cysteine--tRNA ligase — MTLKVYNTLTRTKEPFQPIEPGKVKMYVCGPTVYDYIHIGNARPLIFFDVVRRFLRASGYDVTYVVNFTDVDDKLIRKANETGSTVPEVADRFIRQYYEDTKGLGVEQADVHPRVTENMNEIIAFIEELVAQGFAYESGGDVYFRTARFPEYGKLSHQNLEELQYGIRIEVDERKENPQDFVLWKAAKPGEIYWSSPWGDGRPGWHIECSAMVRKYLGMTIDIHGGGQDLTFPHHECEIAQSESITGHPLANYWLHNGYININNEKMSKSLGNGVIVHDILKTVSPLALRYLMLSVHYRNPLNYSEDTLEQANNGLARIENCLVNLRHRLKTAADGPVDPNVRQAVDRVREMFTEKMNDDFNTPDAITAFFELVNEANPYVSKDQVTQSSIECFLEQFKAMDSILGILAPEQNELLDEEIDRLIQERTEARQQKNWARADEIRNLLTEKGIILEDTAQGIRPRRK, encoded by the coding sequence ATGACGCTCAAAGTGTATAACACGCTTACGCGGACCAAGGAACCGTTTCAGCCCATCGAACCGGGCAAAGTAAAAATGTACGTATGCGGTCCGACGGTCTACGACTACATTCATATCGGCAACGCACGGCCGCTTATTTTCTTCGATGTGGTGCGTCGTTTTTTGCGGGCAAGCGGGTACGATGTCACCTATGTCGTGAATTTTACCGATGTCGACGACAAACTGATCCGCAAGGCGAACGAAACGGGGTCCACCGTTCCGGAGGTCGCCGATCGTTTTATCCGTCAATATTATGAGGATACGAAGGGACTCGGCGTTGAGCAGGCGGACGTGCATCCGCGCGTGACCGAGAATATGAACGAAATCATCGCCTTCATTGAAGAGCTCGTGGCCCAAGGCTTTGCTTATGAAAGCGGCGGCGACGTGTATTTCCGCACGGCGCGTTTCCCCGAATACGGCAAGCTGTCCCATCAAAACCTCGAGGAGCTGCAGTACGGCATCCGCATCGAGGTGGACGAGCGGAAGGAAAATCCGCAGGATTTCGTGCTGTGGAAAGCGGCGAAGCCAGGCGAGATTTACTGGTCCAGCCCTTGGGGCGACGGCCGCCCGGGCTGGCATATCGAATGCTCGGCGATGGTGCGCAAATATTTGGGAATGACCATCGACATTCACGGCGGCGGCCAAGATCTCACTTTCCCGCATCACGAGTGCGAGATCGCGCAGAGCGAATCGATAACCGGCCACCCGCTCGCCAATTATTGGCTGCACAACGGCTATATCAACATCAACAATGAAAAAATGTCCAAGTCGCTCGGCAATGGCGTTATCGTGCACGATATTTTGAAAACCGTAAGCCCGCTGGCGCTGCGCTATCTTATGCTGTCGGTGCATTACCGCAATCCGCTGAACTACAGCGAAGATACGCTGGAGCAGGCCAATAACGGACTGGCACGCATCGAAAATTGCCTTGTCAACCTGCGGCACCGCCTGAAAACGGCGGCAGACGGGCCGGTCGATCCGAACGTCCGGCAGGCGGTTGACCGCGTCCGCGAGATGTTTACGGAAAAAATGAACGACGATTTCAATACGCCTGATGCGATTACCGCATTTTTCGAGCTGGTGAACGAAGCCAACCCGTATGTAAGCAAGGATCAAGTGACCCAATCGTCCATCGAATGCTTCCTCGAGCAGTTTAAAGCGATGGATTCAATATTGGGCATACTAGCACCAGAACAGAATGAGCTTTTGGACGAGGAAATCGATCGGCTGATTCAGGAGCGGACCGAAGCGCGGCAGCAAAAAAATTGGGCGCGGGCGGACGAAATCCGGAATTTGCTGACCGAAAAGGGCATCATTTTGGAAGATACGGCGCAAGGCATCCGCCCGCGACGGAAGTGA
- the nusG gene encoding transcription termination/antitermination protein NusG, whose protein sequence is MEKRWYVVHTYSGYENKVKANLEKRVESMNMEDKIFRVLVPMEEEIVNKDGKKKTVMRKVYPGYVLVEMIQTDDSWYVVRNTPGVTGFVGSTGSGSKPTPLLPEEVDAILKHMGIEEPKPVIDFELKESVRVKVGPFANFVGTVEEILVDKMKLKVHVNMFGRETPLELDFTQVEKI, encoded by the coding sequence ATGGAAAAAAGATGGTACGTCGTACATACCTATTCAGGGTATGAGAACAAGGTCAAGGCGAATTTGGAAAAACGCGTCGAATCCATGAACATGGAGGACAAGATCTTCCGGGTGCTTGTGCCGATGGAAGAAGAGATTGTCAACAAAGACGGCAAGAAGAAGACGGTCATGCGCAAAGTGTATCCGGGTTACGTGCTGGTCGAAATGATCCAGACCGACGACTCGTGGTATGTGGTGCGCAATACGCCGGGGGTTACCGGATTTGTCGGATCCACCGGATCGGGCTCCAAGCCGACGCCGCTTCTGCCGGAAGAAGTCGACGCCATATTGAAGCATATGGGCATTGAAGAGCCGAAACCGGTTATCGATTTCGAACTCAAGGAGTCCGTACGCGTCAAGGTTGGCCCTTTTGCGAATTTTGTTGGCACCGTAGAAGAAATTCTCGTCGACAAGATGAAGCTGAAAGTGCACGTCAACATGTTCGGCAGGGAAACCCCGCTTGAGCTGGATTTTACTCAGGTGGAGAAGATTTGA
- the rlmB gene encoding 23S rRNA (guanosine(2251)-2'-O)-methyltransferase RlmB, translating to MEEYIAGKHSVLEALRSGRTINKIWIADNAQKQLTQPITQEAKQHGVVVQFVDKRKLDQMAEGVQHQGVVAQVAPYDYVEVEDILARARDKQQEPFILILDEIEDPHNLGSILRTADCTGVHGVIIPKRRSVGITATVSKTSAGAVEYVPVARVTNIAQTIESLKEQGVWVGGTDVEAKQDVYKTNLNIPIALVIGNENKGMGRLIKEKCDFLIKLPMFGHINSLNASVAASVLMYEVVRQRSAAAPAVK from the coding sequence TTGGAAGAATATATAGCCGGTAAGCACTCCGTGCTCGAAGCGCTGCGTTCGGGCCGGACGATCAATAAAATATGGATTGCCGATAATGCGCAAAAGCAGCTGACGCAGCCGATCACCCAGGAAGCGAAGCAGCATGGGGTCGTCGTGCAATTCGTGGACAAGCGCAAGCTGGATCAAATGGCCGAGGGGGTCCAGCATCAAGGCGTCGTAGCGCAGGTGGCGCCTTACGACTATGTGGAGGTCGAAGACATTTTGGCCCGCGCCCGCGACAAACAGCAGGAGCCGTTCATCCTCATCCTCGACGAAATCGAGGACCCGCACAATTTGGGGTCCATCCTGCGGACCGCGGACTGTACCGGCGTTCACGGCGTCATTATCCCGAAACGGCGCTCGGTGGGCATCACGGCGACCGTATCGAAGACGTCTGCAGGCGCTGTCGAATATGTCCCCGTCGCTCGCGTTACGAACATAGCGCAGACGATCGAAAGCTTGAAGGAGCAAGGGGTTTGGGTAGGCGGAACGGATGTGGAAGCGAAGCAGGACGTATACAAGACGAACCTGAACATTCCGATCGCGCTCGTCATCGGCAACGAAAATAAAGGCATGGGCCGGCTTATCAAGGAAAAATGCGACTTTCTGATCAAGCTGCCGATGTTCGGGCACATCAACTCGCTTAATGCATCGGTGGCGGCGTCCGTCCTGATGTACGAAGTCGTTCGTCAGCGTTCCGCGGCGGCACCCGCCGTCAAATAA
- the sigH gene encoding RNA polymerase sporulation sigma factor SigH: MSVDLKELRMYEYDLKADEDIVEAVREGDSEALEYLINKYKNFVRAKARSYFLIGADREDIVQEGMIGLYKSIRDFRGDKLASFKAFAELCITRQIITAIKTATRQKHIPLNSYVSLDKPIYDEDSDRTLLDVICGSRVSDPEELIINQEEFSGLEDKMAEILSDLERRVLMLYLDGRSYQEIAVDLDRHVKSIDNALQRVKRKLERYLEVRDI; the protein is encoded by the coding sequence GTGAGTGTCGACCTCAAAGAGTTGAGAATGTACGAATATGACCTCAAGGCTGACGAAGACATTGTCGAGGCGGTCCGTGAAGGCGATAGCGAAGCGCTCGAGTACTTGATCAACAAGTACAAGAACTTTGTGCGCGCAAAAGCGCGGTCCTACTTTTTAATCGGTGCGGATCGGGAAGATATCGTGCAAGAAGGAATGATAGGATTATACAAATCGATCCGCGATTTTCGCGGGGATAAGCTCGCTTCCTTCAAGGCGTTCGCGGAGCTTTGCATCACAAGGCAAATCATTACCGCCATCAAAACCGCCACGAGGCAGAAGCACATTCCTCTGAATTCCTATGTTTCTCTCGATAAGCCCATTTATGACGAAGATTCCGACCGTACTTTGCTTGATGTCATATGCGGCTCCCGGGTAAGCGATCCGGAAGAGCTCATCATCAATCAGGAGGAGTTCAGCGGTCTTGAGGATAAAATGGCGGAAATATTAAGCGATCTGGAGCGTCGGGTGCTGATGCTTTATTTGGATGGCCGTTCTTATCAGGAAATCGCCGTTGATCTGGACCGCCATGTCAAATCGATCGACAACGCCTTGCAGCGAGTCAAACGCAAACTCGAACGATATTTGGAAGTGCGAGATATATAA
- a CDS encoding NYN domain-containing protein, with protein MEEHLIVDGYNIIGAWPELSKLKEINLEEARDRLIDILAEYQSFSGMKVWLVFDAYYVPGLGGKYVQSKLKIYYTKEKETADELIERLVNELTGRRRNIYVATSDMTEQHVIFGKGALRVPAGELLTKVTLARREIKTRIREETSRRTNPFDDKLSAEMRELFEKWRRGK; from the coding sequence ATGGAAGAGCATTTGATTGTTGACGGCTACAACATCATCGGGGCGTGGCCGGAGCTCAGCAAGCTGAAGGAGATTAACCTGGAGGAAGCCCGGGACCGGCTCATCGATATTTTGGCCGAATACCAGTCTTTCTCCGGGATGAAAGTATGGCTTGTCTTCGATGCGTATTACGTTCCCGGCCTTGGCGGCAAATACGTGCAGAGCAAGCTGAAAATTTACTATACGAAAGAAAAGGAAACGGCGGACGAGCTGATCGAACGGCTCGTCAACGAGCTGACCGGCCGCCGCCGCAATATATACGTCGCGACTTCGGACATGACCGAACAGCACGTGATCTTCGGCAAAGGGGCGCTTCGCGTTCCCGCCGGGGAGCTGCTCACCAAGGTCACTCTCGCGCGAAGAGAGATCAAGACCCGCATCCGCGAGGAAACGAGCCGTCGAACGAATCCGTTCGACGATAAGCTGTCGGCGGAGATGAGAGAGCTTTTTGAGAAGTGGAGAAGGGGAAAATAG
- the cysE gene encoding serine O-acetyltransferase, producing the protein MFSRMKEDIATVFENDPAARSWFEVVLTYSGLHALWAHRVAHWFYKKKWFTVARIISQVSRFMTGIEIHPGAVIGRRFFIDHGMGVVIGETCEIGDDVLLYHGVTLGGTGKEKGKRHPTIGNNVVISAGAKVTGSFKVGDNSRIGTNAVVLQEVPPNSTVVGIPGRVVKRDGVRVDRLAHDNLPDPVIDMFRNLQQQIDDLKRQLEMEKMKHTNGGALKHDAQSV; encoded by the coding sequence ATGTTCAGCAGAATGAAGGAAGACATCGCAACGGTATTCGAAAACGATCCGGCGGCCCGGAGCTGGTTCGAGGTGGTGCTGACCTATTCCGGACTGCATGCGCTGTGGGCGCATCGGGTCGCCCATTGGTTTTATAAAAAGAAATGGTTCACGGTGGCGCGGATCATTTCCCAAGTCAGCCGCTTCATGACGGGGATCGAAATTCACCCGGGCGCGGTGATCGGCCGGCGTTTTTTCATCGACCATGGAATGGGGGTCGTCATCGGGGAAACATGCGAGATCGGCGATGATGTGCTGCTGTATCACGGGGTCACCTTGGGCGGTACAGGGAAGGAAAAAGGGAAGCGCCATCCGACCATCGGCAATAACGTCGTTATTTCCGCCGGTGCGAAGGTGACCGGCTCCTTTAAGGTCGGCGACAATTCGCGGATCGGCACGAATGCGGTCGTGCTGCAGGAAGTGCCGCCAAACAGCACGGTGGTGGGCATTCCCGGCCGCGTCGTAAAGCGGGACGGCGTACGCGTCGACAGGCTGGCGCACGACAATTTGCCCGATCCGGTCATCGATATGTTCCGCAATCTGCAGCAGCAGATCGATGATTTGAAGCGGCAGCTCGAAATGGAAAAAATGAAGCATACGAACGGAGGAGCTTTAAAGCATGACGCTCAAAGTGTATAA
- the rplK gene encoding 50S ribosomal protein L11 — translation MAKKVIKMVKLQVPAGKANPAPPIGPALGQAGVNIMAFCKEFNARTADQAGLIIPVEISVFEDRSFTFICKTPPAAVLLRVAAGIEKGSGEPNKKKVATVKRAKVREIAEQKMQDLNAASVEAAMRMVEGTARSMGVVIED, via the coding sequence ATGGCAAAAAAGGTCATCAAGATGGTAAAGCTCCAAGTTCCCGCTGGTAAAGCCAATCCGGCTCCGCCAATCGGTCCCGCTCTCGGTCAGGCAGGTGTTAACATCATGGCGTTCTGTAAAGAATTCAACGCCCGTACTGCAGACCAGGCAGGCTTGATCATCCCTGTAGAAATCTCGGTATTCGAGGACCGTTCCTTTACGTTTATCTGCAAAACGCCTCCGGCTGCTGTATTGCTGCGCGTCGCTGCAGGTATCGAGAAAGGTTCCGGCGAACCGAACAAGAAGAAAGTCGCTACAGTGAAGCGTGCGAAAGTTCGCGAAATCGCTGAGCAAAAGATGCAGGACCTGAACGCAGCTTCCGTTGAAGCGGCTATGCGTATGGTCGAAGGTACTGCCCGTTCCATGGGCGTTGTGATCGAAGACTAA
- the rpmG gene encoding 50S ribosomal protein L33: MRVIITLACTNCKQRNYTSNKNKRNHPDRMELKKYCRFCNTHTAHRETR, encoded by the coding sequence ATGCGGGTTATCATCACTTTAGCGTGCACGAACTGCAAGCAAAGAAACTATACGTCCAATAAAAACAAGCGCAACCATCCAGACCGCATGGAGTTGAAAAAATATTGCAGATTTTGCAATACTCATACTGCTCATCGCGAGACGCGGTAG
- a CDS encoding Mini-ribonuclease 3 — MIEDNSLFAFPPAQEPHLLNPLVLAYVGDAVYEMFIRQYVVSQRNQRPNHLHKMSTRYVSAKAQAKALEKWLPHLSEEEVAVVKRGRNAKSGTSAKNADILEYRHSTAFECLIGYLYYTKRYERLNELLQMTLGTGEPEPPASVYAPQRDGSSRIQT, encoded by the coding sequence ATGATCGAAGATAACAGCTTATTCGCGTTTCCCCCGGCTCAGGAGCCGCATTTGCTGAACCCGCTCGTGTTGGCGTATGTAGGCGATGCCGTGTACGAAATGTTCATCCGCCAATACGTGGTATCCCAGCGAAACCAGCGACCGAATCACTTGCATAAAATGTCGACACGATACGTGTCGGCGAAAGCGCAGGCGAAAGCGCTCGAGAAGTGGCTCCCGCATCTGAGCGAAGAGGAGGTTGCCGTCGTCAAGCGGGGCCGCAACGCCAAGTCCGGCACTTCGGCGAAAAACGCCGATATTTTGGAGTACCGGCACAGTACGGCGTTCGAATGCCTGATCGGCTATTTGTATTACACGAAGCGTTACGAACGATTGAACGAGCTGCTTCAAATGACGCTCGGCACAGGGGAGCCGGAGCCGCCGGCATCCGTATATGCGCCGCAGAGAGATGGCAGCAGCCGAATACAAACTTAA
- the secE gene encoding preprotein translocase subunit SecE, producing the protein MSFLAKLKGSFSFFTDSFAELKKVKWPSRKELVSYTLVVLGTVIFVTIYFYILDLGISELLRLVFGR; encoded by the coding sequence GTGTCCTTTTTAGCTAAATTGAAGGGGAGCTTTTCTTTTTTCACCGACAGCTTTGCCGAGCTGAAAAAAGTAAAGTGGCCAAGCCGCAAGGAACTCGTCAGCTATACGCTGGTCGTCCTTGGGACCGTCATCTTCGTCACCATTTATTTCTACATCCTGGACCTGGGCATTTCCGAACTGCTTCGTCTCGTATTCGGGCGATAA